From Staphylococcus delphini, one genomic window encodes:
- a CDS encoding methylated-DNA--[protein]-cysteine S-methyltransferase: MSFYFQHINTPLGLMTAVVNDNALLGLSFTDSKDYHTALKHFQKQAPLVQISHHPIVNQIALELEAYFHGHYHTFKTPVAHVIGTPFQQQVWQALQQLPFGAVVNYSDIAQMIGRPKSVRAVASAIGQNPLSIIVPCHRVLRKDGQLGGFNSGLHRKKYLLAMEGHPYGTTTI, translated from the coding sequence ATGTCATTTTACTTTCAACATATTAATACACCACTTGGGTTAATGACCGCTGTTGTGAATGATAACGCCTTGTTAGGTTTGTCATTTACAGACTCAAAAGATTATCATACTGCATTGAAACATTTTCAAAAGCAAGCACCACTCGTTCAAATTTCACATCATCCGATTGTGAACCAAATTGCTTTAGAGTTAGAAGCTTATTTTCATGGCCATTATCACACATTCAAAACACCCGTCGCGCACGTCATTGGTACGCCATTTCAACAACAAGTGTGGCAAGCGTTGCAACAACTCCCTTTTGGGGCGGTTGTAAATTATAGTGATATTGCACAAATGATTGGCCGTCCAAAAAGTGTACGTGCTGTGGCATCTGCTATCGGTCAAAATCCATTGTCTATTATCGTACCGTGTCATCGTGTCTTACGAAAAGATGGGCAATTAGGTGGATTCAATAGCGGACTTCATCGTAAAAAATATTTATTAGCAATGGAGGGTCATCCTTATGGAACAACGACAATTTGA
- a CDS encoding SPL family radical SAM protein has product MDIQSRQPQQFLTKASGYLKDYTHTLNPYMGCQFACTYCYVRRSPISLFSGKTWGDWVAAKTDEQLKFRKELQKNKSKGPFTVFMSSSTDPYQPLEKKYEMTRNLLSEMHDCPPDFLFIQTRSPLIQRDIDILQSYPGNFIVSMTVETDREDIIRHFTPKAPSIQARLKTVDKLRAAQIPTQIAIAPVLPCTDQFAERLAEHVDHVTIDDYFMGDGSNGRRTHSLGIQSLYENLDLQSWYHPDAYLHVIKLMQDVFPNDNIAISREGFVPFQSN; this is encoded by the coding sequence ATGGACATCCAATCACGTCAGCCACAACAATTTTTAACGAAAGCGAGTGGCTATTTAAAAGATTATACACATACTTTGAATCCATACATGGGCTGTCAATTTGCGTGCACTTACTGTTACGTACGTCGCTCACCGATTTCGCTCTTTTCAGGTAAAACTTGGGGCGATTGGGTCGCAGCTAAAACAGATGAACAGCTGAAATTTCGAAAAGAACTCCAGAAAAATAAATCTAAAGGACCTTTCACAGTATTCATGTCCTCTTCTACCGACCCGTATCAGCCACTTGAGAAAAAATATGAAATGACGCGCAATTTATTATCTGAAATGCATGACTGTCCGCCTGATTTTCTGTTCATTCAAACACGTAGCCCGCTCATACAACGAGATATCGACATCCTTCAATCTTATCCTGGTAATTTCATCGTGAGTATGACCGTAGAAACCGACCGTGAAGACATTATTCGCCATTTCACACCAAAAGCACCGAGCATTCAAGCAAGATTGAAAACTGTGGACAAACTTCGCGCAGCTCAAATCCCCACACAAATTGCTATTGCACCTGTGCTACCTTGTACGGATCAGTTTGCCGAACGATTAGCTGAACATGTCGACCATGTTACGATTGACGATTACTTTATGGGTGACGGGTCAAACGGTCGTCGCACCCACTCACTCGGCATTCAATCTTTATACGAAAATCTCGATTTACAGTCTTGGTATCATCCAGACGCCTATCTGCATGTGATAAAATTAATGCAAGACGTTTTTCCAAATGACAACATTGCGATCAGTCGTGAGGGTTTCGTGCCATTTCAATCAAATTAA